TGCAAACGAAACCGATAAAGGTTCGAATGATATAACCGTGACGGACGATAATAATACAACGGAAAATAAAACCGGTGATTCATCCGGACCCAATACTGCTAAAATAAAAACTGGAACCGTGCTGGGGACGGCGACGGTGCGGGTGAAATTGAGTTAGACGATTTTATCTGTTCGACAACGACTTGAACGGGAGATTGCCGCGCCTCCGCCAAACGGGCGGATGGCTCCAGCCTTCGCCGAGGCTACGGCCGGCAGGCGCAAAGACGGCGGATTAACAAAAAAAGATTTTAATTTATTGGTTGGGCCGGTTAATGAAATGCTTTTACGGGCGCGGGCTTATGAAACTGCCCTGGCAAATAAAAAAACAAAAACAGCTGTAAGTTTGCTTGTTAAAATTAAAGAAGATTTTCAGGATTTTGCGAATAAGGTCGAGAAATTAATTGCCACTGGGAAATTAAATCAACAAACAGTGAATGTTCTGACGGCCTTGGTGCAACGATTGGGGAACGCGGGATTGCGGTGAGGACGACGGAATCCATCCCCGCCCCTCGAAGCGAGGTTCGCCTCGATGGGCGACATCCCTTGAATCCCCACGTCACACAAGGTTATGTGGGGCGCTGAAAGGGAAGGAATACTACGGCGAAAACTTTATTGATACCAATCAGGGTCGGACCCTATTGCTTTGTGCGACGGCGCGGATTTATGCTTTCCGTCTGTTGGCGGGGCTAGTTTTTTGGAGGTGTGTTATAATTTTAATTATGAAGAAAAAGATCGGGAAAAATAAAAATTTGTTAATTTATCAAGCGAAAAACGGCGCCATTGAGTTGCGTGGTGATTTTTCACGAGAAACAATTTGGGCGACGCAGGCACAGATCGCATCGATTTTTGACGTAACACCACAGAACGTCACTATTCATTTGCGCAATATCTTCAAAGATGATGAGTTAGAAGAAAAAGCAACTTGTAAGGATTCCTTACAAGTTCAAAAAGAGGGTGGTAGAGAAATTGAGCGTACGGTAAAGCTGTATAATCTCGATGTAATTATCGCTGTTGGTTATAGAATCAATTCTCTTGTAGGTACAAAATTCCGCCAATGGGCCACAAAAACACTGCGAAGCTACGTTGTTGACGGTTTCGTAATTAATAAAACGCGTATTGCAAAAAATTATTCGCATTTTTTGAGTGTTGTTGATAGTTTAAAAGGGCTTCTTCCTGTCGATACCGATATAAAAGCCGGTGATGCTGTTGAACTGGTATCGCTTTTTGCGGACACGTGGTTGTCACTCGATGCTTATGATAGAGAAGAATTACCGAAAGGAAAACTGACCAAAAAGAAAGTTGCGTTAACGATTGAAAAAATATCCGTTAGTCTTGCAGGGTTTAGAAAAGGATTGATCGATAAATCAAGTGCCATGGAAATGTTCGGAGTGGAAAGAAATAGCGGTGCCGTGGCAAGTATTATCGGAAATGTTATGCAAACTTTTGGGGGGCGCGAACTGTACGCAAGTGTGGAAGAAAAAGCCGCGCATTTGCTGTATTTTATGGTGAAGAACCATCCGTTCACCGATGGTAATAAAAGAAATGGTGCTTTTGCGTTTGTGTGGTATTTAAGGCAAGCAAACATCCTGGATGTTTCAAAAATTACACCGTCGGCGTTAACGGCTTTAACAATTCTCGTGGCTAGCAGTGATCCAAAAGAAAAAGATAAGGTGGTGGCCTTGATTTTGAATTTGATTACGCGAAAATAGAAAAACTTGTTTTGATAATGCGGTAAAATGATATTCGAATAGATGCCAATCAGGGTCCGGCTCTGGCTGAAGCCTGTGAGGATCCTAAACGATTTACGCAACGATTGGCGCGGGCGGGATTGCGGTGACGACGACGAAACCTATCCCCGCCTTCCCTTGAATAAGGGAAGGAATCGCAACGACGCTGATTCCCGTCTTCAGGCGAGCCGTCGCATGCGAGCCTCGCTCTGAAGAGCGGGGCTCGCCCCGATGGGCGGCCTGCTTCCCGTCTGTTGGCGGAGCAGGAATGATACTTCTTGTTTTATTGGGTGTCCGTCTTAGTTTCTTCTATTCTTGAGGAAATTATCGAACTGATTTTGATTAATGATGGTGATGGCAGATAATTTTTTACTAATGTGAATATTACAATTGTATAGGTCATGTCTCCTATGATTGTGTTTTTCAAAAATGGAAGGGCGTTGATGTAGCAATATATTAAACCGGCGAAAGTTGGTTGGTACATTCCCGACGTTAACCAGACGACAAAATTTGTGATGACGTAAAAAAGCAGGGAACTGGCCAGAGCTACCGCCGGGATTTTCCAGAAACCACGCTTGCGGAGGAATGTTCCAAGTAATGTTGCTATGGCGAATGAACCATAGACGGCCAACGTGATGGGCCACGGGCTAAACCCGATGAAGAAGTCGGAAATTGCCATTGCAACGAGCGGTAGAATTAGTGATTTTGGAAATTTGTACATTGTGCCACTAAGTAGGGCGACGGCCGCGATGGGGGCCAAATTTGGCGCGTGGGGGATAAGACGGGCCAGAACGGCTAAGGTGATGAGGCCGATTGGTAGGATAAGTGGTAATATTTTTTTAAGCATAGGGTTGATGATAATGGTTAGGTTAAGATTTTGGAAGGACGGTAACGACTGAATCCCTCCCAGCCTCCCTTTGAATAAAGGGAGGAGACGACTCGTAAAGACTGGTGATTAAAACATTGGGCGGAGTTTACCAATTAGTCTGGTAAGTGCGACACCGATGCCAATGTTGGTGAAACTTAATCCCAGCATGAAAGCGCTATTATTTTCTTTCTGTTTTTGGGCGGGCTGAACCGGTGTGGGCGCAACAGTGGTACTCGGTGTTGGGGTGGCGATAATTTCCGCACCAGCAACACGGCCTGTTTTTGATGAATTATTTTTACGCGTTAGAGGCGCGGTGGCGGGTATAATTGTTGGTGTGGCGTTGACGTTTATAATTGGGTTGATAATTTTTGGAGAAGCGGATGGTGTCGTAGCTGGAGTGGGACTTGGTGATGCAACAGTGTTGCTTGTTGTGACGCGAAGTTTTGTGACTGGTAATGGTGTATACAATAACGCCGGAATTGCGTAAGCCGTCATAAATGCCGAGACGTCATCTTTTGTTTTCCACCCAAAACCGCCGTTGGAATTTTGGTAAGAAACTAACGCGGTGATTGGATTTTTGTTTGATTTATTCCAATCTGTCGGATCTTCGTTCAAGGCGATGATCGCTTGGATTCCCCAAGCGGTAGTGGCGGAATTTTCTCCGAAGCCACCGTTACTGTCCTGGTTGTCTTTTAAATATTTTTTTGCTTTGTCAATATTATTATCAATGTTTACATCGCCGTCGTTTTGTTTATAACGTCTTAATGCTTGAATAGTCGCGGCTGTCAGATCGATGTTTTCCCAACCTCCGTTGCTGTTTTGTTTTTTTAATAATGTGGATATGGAATCGTTTAGATAACTGGAATTTGCCGGTTCGTCCGCGGCAAGCAAAGCGAGGATGCCAAAAATATCATCATTTAATAAAGTTGTTTCTCCGAATTGATTGTCGTGATATTTGGTTTTGAGAAGTTGTACATAATCTATGCCTTGATAATTGCGTGGATTTTGGCCGGTGGCGCGGAGCGCGAGGATTAATCTTTCGATGTCTGTGGCCGATTCCGGTTTTGTTTTTAATAAAGAAGAAAGCAACGACGCCCCATCTCTTTTAATTGTCTCTCCGCGGTCTTCGTTGGCACCAAAAGCGATCGCGCTCCAGATTGAAGTTGTAATTCCTTCTATGCTTCCGTCATTTTCTTGGTGGTCGCGTAAAAAGGTTAACGCTTTTTTTGCTGTAGCAATGCGATCAATTGTTTCTGGGGACGGCGTGGGCGTAGGTGATGGCGTTGGACTTGGGGTGCTTGTGGGTGACGGGGTGGGTGAAGGTGTCTCGGTTGGGGTTGGCTGAGGACCGGCCTCGGCAATCAACGTATGGGTGCTACGTACAAAACCCTCGCCATCCGCCCACATATCATTGCTTGTGTCGGAAAGGGTCGCTGTCAATGTTCCGCTTTCCGGAATAATAAGCGAGAGTTTATTAATATGGAGAGTGGCTCCTACAGCGGGTTCCCATGTGCCGTGCCAAACATAGTTTGCGTCGGTTGTGCCGGTGCGTTTTTCTATTTTTATTGTTATTGGTTGGCCGACTTTTGCATCACTAGGAATAGTGACGCGCAGAGGAACTCCCGGATAACTGGAATAAGCGAGAAGGATATTGTCGTTCGCGTTTGGGGCGTATGAATCAAGGCCCATGCTCGCAGAATCGTCATTAAGCCAAAAACCCCAGGATTTTGAGAAATCAGTTGGCGTATCGTCCGTGCCAATCTTGGTTAGGAATAAGCCAAAACCATAATCTTGAAAAGAGTAATCAAAATGATTTTTATTGGCTGCTTCAAGAACACCACACGCGGCCGATTTTGCGTATATATGTTCTTTGCCTGCTGAATCGGTAATGACGCACGCGTCGATTGAAACTGGTCCGTCGAAATAGGTTTGGGTACTGCCTTCAATACGGAGGTTAAAAGTGGTTTGTGCGTTAGTCGGAGATGCCAAAAAAGCGATAAAGGATAAATAGAGGATTATTAAAGGAGAAAAACGGCGCATATTTTAGAGTGTCGTGTTTTCGAATTTCCACGTGATTGTGTCGCCTGGCAAAACTGTTGCGGTGGATGCACCAACGGCAGAGCGAACGTTGTTTACATAAAGTGTCCAGTATTTCTGATTTTTCGTGTCATTGGAAATATTATTAATTCCTTCGATTAATAATCCAAGCGGTGCCCCGTAATCTTTGGTCTTTAAAATTAAGCCTTGTTGTTGAGCAAGTTTCATTGCCTCGATTACTGTGATCTTTTTTGACGCCGTTATTTTATAAGAAAAATTATTAGTTGGTCCCTGAAAGTTTAGGGTGATGATTTGACCGGCTGGTATCGGGGTTGTGCTTGGTTTTGTGGTAACAGCAATTGCCGGTGGTTCAATGCTTGAAGCGGGTGTAGGAGTTGCGATTAGCTCTATTTTGTCTGCAACGCTAGGAGTTGGTGTGGACTGAATTTTAGAACTTTCTTGTTTGTGCCAAATTCTTGTCGCGAGAAACAGGGCTAACGGAATTAATATTATGAGCGTGATAAGTTCAATACTTAGAGCGCGAAAACGGTTTTGTTGTTGGGGCATATTGTTCGATTAATAAAAAAATACCGTTCTTTCGAACAGAATTTAGTAATGTATTTGGACACAAATACATTCTTTTCCTGCTCGGGAGAAATTGATCTAGCTAAGGACCGGACTTCCCAGGACAAACCTGGGTATACCGTTGCGGCACAGCGCGGGATTTTCACCCGCTTCACTTAAATAGACTTTGAGTTTTTAAACTACAAAACTAGTTTAACGAGAGTTGGGGAAGTCGTCAAACGAGTTGCGATTTAAACATTGAATATTGGAAATTATTTGAAAATTGAAAATTTGGGGGCTTATGTAATCGAACACACTAAAAATCAGACAAGAATAATATTTAGAGAGTGCTGTTTGTTATTTTTCCAGTGGCTTATTGTTGATTTTTTTGAAGGCAAAAATGCCGAATTCGCTATAGACCATTTCATAGGCTTTGTCTTCTTTATATCGATCGATGTATTCGGTCATTTCGCCTTTATGTAATGGCCAGGTGTTAAATTGGTCGCTTAATACTACCCATTGTGGTTGCTTTGGTAATGGGTCGGGGAAATTGTAGATATATTGGCGGGTACTTAATTGAGGAACGAGCCCGCTGGCGGCCGAAACCGATTTGTTTTTTGGAATCATTTCTTTAACGATATCAAGGGCACCGGCGGCAAGGCGGGGTTGGTAACGTGTTTCGGTGAATTCGGGACGACCAAGTTGGTGAAGTGGTAGATCACTGTCTTTCCAGGAAGAATAATAAGTGCCGGTTAAAAGTCCGACACAGATTAAAACTATCGCCAAAAATTTAATATAGATATTTGTTGAAAAATGCTTGAGTACTTTTAAAATGTTTGATGCGCCGAGAATTGTTGAGTAACAAAGAATACTGGCCAGGCTGGCGTTGTAGTGAAAATCTAAGAGATGGCGTTGATATTCCGGACTCAAAAAGCGCGCGACCAGATTTGGTGCCGTCATCAAGTAGGCCACTGGGCTTAATAATGGCAGATAGCCGTATGATTGAAGCAGGTGGCGGAATGTGTTGCGGTTTACTTGAGTGGCAAAGATTTCTTTTACAAGATTAATCGGATGCGAGATAAGCCATATTGCCAAATGTAATGGTCCTTTTTCTGATCCGGCGGCGTCAAAATAGGTGAGGGCACCGCCACCGGGTGTCCATTTTGGCATTATTACGTATGTGACGGCGAAGAAATAGATGAGGGAAATAATGATAAGAATAAAGGCGGGGGTGGAGATTTTGTTGAAAAAATCTCGCGGGTGGACCACCCATCGCTCTCTTGAGCTACGGAGTGGCGCGGCGGGGACGTCCGCCCCTACGTTATTACGTTTCGTAAAAACGACGCGATTTATGTATCGATATATCGATACAATTATTTTTTTCAGGAAACCTGTTTCAAATAAAATAATATAAATGCCAAACATTACATAAAATAAGGCCGCGTCTTCGCGGGAAATTAAGCCCAAAATAACGGTGAACCAAAACAAAGTATGTTTTTTGAAATACCAGGCATAAAAAGACCACGCTAAAATTGCAGACGTTAGGACATTGGCGTGAAAATCAAAATTCAAAGCGTATTGAATGCCAAAAAACAGTAGGTATGAAAAAAGAATGCTCAAAGAAAATAAAATATTTTTAATTTTATCTTGGGCAATTTTATATAGTGCCCAGCCGGCGGTTGTGATCGCAATCGCTTGTATCATGATTAGCATTCGCGGATCCTGCCAAAGCGCGAAGATTGGTGCCAATAAAAGCATAATGAAGTGGGCGTGATCGCCCCAGGCCACCTGACCTTTTAGGGTGTTGAAGGGTGGGATATTGCCGTTGTTGATGTTGTAGAGGATTTGGGTGTAGGTGCCCAGGTCCACGCCGTTATGGAGGTGGATTTCGTTGGTGATTCCGAGTCGAATATATTGGATGGTGAAAAACCCGATTAGAATCCAAGGCAACCAAGGCAAAATATGTTTTCCAATATTAACCGCGATAACGCGTATTTTAATCATTATGGTAATGGTAGCAAGGGAGTAGGCGATTATCAATCAGGGGTCGTCCCTTTTTTCAAAAAAGGGACGACCCCTGATAAAAACAACGAAAATGTTGTATAATTCCTTAAGACTATTAATAATTATTTACCACTATGCTCAAACGTATTTTTATGGTGCCACCGCTAATTCTTCTGTTGTCTTTGCTTGTTGCGTTGATATTTTCTTTCTATTTACCGCTTTATCGTATTAATAATTCTGTCTATCAAGGGTTTGGTTATGTTTTTATTTTATTCGGACTAATTCTGGATTTTTGGTCTCTGTCGGAATTTAGGAAAGCTAAAACAACTATTATCCCCAGTGGTAAGCCGACTTTTTTAATTATGAGCGGGCCGTTTGCTTTCAGTCGTAACGCGATTTATCTTGGGTATGTTTTAATTCTTGTTGGACTTGCAATTATTATTCAAAGTCTTGCGGCGTTTATTGCGCCAATTTTGATGTTCTTGGCGATGAATATTTACACTATTCCGGAGGAGGAAAAAATTCTTTTCAATGAATTTGGGGTTGAATATAATACATATAAAGAAAAAGTTAGACGTTGGTTTGGCGCGGGGAAGTAGGAGGCGAACCGAGTGTGTAAGGTCGGACTTTGCGAAAAGGTCCGACCCTGTCTGGTGGCGCCGGCGACCAATGCGGGTCGGACCTTTATGAATAAAAGTCCGACCCGAGGCTCATTATTTAATTATCACCCAGGCGAGTAATACGGAAATTAGTATCAGAAACCAAGAGCGGATATCGCCTTGAATTAAAACGACGGAGCAGAAGATTGGGGTTGCGATTAGCAAGATAGTATGTATGATTTTTCCTCCGGTCGGTTTTGTTTGTTCCGGTTTGTTGTTTAGTTTTACAGTTTCTGTAATGTAGAAAATAAGAAGTGATATGGCGAACAAAATTACCGCAAACTGATTTGTTTCACTGGTGTAAGAAAAAAGCGCGGTGAAAAAGAACACAAAAATCGCACTGATAAAAAGCCCGGTTGAAATACCTAAAAGCATTGTTCGATTGTATTTAATCAATTTCATATTTGTGGAAATGGGCGAAAAATAAACAGCTTAAGCGTTTCTTTGAGGGATGTGGAAATTTCCGAAAAACTTGGCGGTAGTGGGGAAATTGTGGCGTTGATGTCGCGGTACATTACGACCGGCGTGATATCTCCCTGTGAAAAACTGAAATACATTATGTCGAACGAGCCGTCCGGATTTTGGTAAGCGTTATCTAGCGCAAAATTGAGTTTACTGGTTTGAAAGGTAGTGTCTTTAATGGGGATGTAGTCGGCGTAAATGGCGTGGTAGGCTTTTAAATCTGTCCAGTATTGAAAAGGAATGGTGTGGCAAGTGTTTTCCGGGCATTCAAACTTAGTTGTTCCGTATAACCCTATGGCGCCTTCTTTTGGCGGATTGTTTATGAAATCGTCAAACGTCGCGTAGTCGTTTCCGTAAAACGGACTAAGGAAAATTGTTTGACCGTTTTTTTCTAACGTTTTCCACTTTTTCTTTGTATTGAAAACCAGATCGTCCAATATTTTATTACGAATGGGTTTGCGTTCATAATCCAGCCAAAAAGAACTTTTGCGTAAACCGGCCTCAAGAACGGACGCGCCGTCCAGTTGGTAGTTGGTGCTTAAGGTTAGTTCTTTGCCAATTTTGTAGGCACTGTAGGGTACGCGCAGGTGAGCAAGTCCGTCATTAACAGTTATTCTGCTGTTGCCGTAAACATATGGAACACCGTTCACTGTTTCCAGTGCTCCAAAATCGGATTTATTGTTTGCAAAATCAGTTTGATATTTACGCAATTTGGCGAAATTGAAAAAGAAAATCAAACCACACACAAGCAATGCAACAAAAGACGCGTGCAGGATAATAATTATTTTTTTCATGGTGATATTATTGTCCCCTCATTCTCGGAATTAGCAGTTTTGTTTTTTGGAATTAATGTTTTTACGTGTTTCAGATCGTCTTTGCTTAGTTCACCGAGGGCAACCAAGACTAGAATGTATAAAATAACCAGAGCAACATAAATGAGTGGCATAAATAACGGTCGGACATTAATAAAATAGGTTGGTAATACCATTATAATTGTCGCCGTAAGTCCTTTAAATAACGTATTGAGCGGGAAGGATAAGCGGAAACGTTTGATCATATAGCCGGCCATAATCGTGGTGCCGATAACGGCGGTAATAATCGTTGAAAGCGCTGCTCCTTCAAGACCAAAGCGAGGGATTAAAAATGAGCCAAGCACTATGTCGAATGGCAACATTGACCAAGCGATAATTAGCGGAACGCGCGCTTTGTTTGCCCCGGCGGCGATTGTGGAAAGAAGATAAAAAGCGGATAGCAGGCCGAGCGCCACCATTAGTAAGGTGAGGGGTTGCGCGGCGGGTTCGTAAACTTTTGAATAGAAAAGATGCACCAAACTTTTGCTGGTTGCGGCGGCAAGGACGGTGACGGGAAGCAGTAATAGATATAGATAACGGAATATTACGCGAATAAAGTCGCGCGCCAAGTCTTCATTTTCTTTCATCAGGCGAGCGATGCTCGGCAAGAAAATAAAGCCGAGGGCTTGTAAAATAAAATATGGAATACGGGAAAGCGTGGAGGCGGCATTATAGTAGCCAGCCAGCGTGTCGTCGTGTAAAAACTTTTTTACCAAGAAGAGATCGGTGCTCATAAGAATTTGCAAAGCAATAGCGGTGCCAACAACCGCGCCGGCGAATGTTAATAATTTATTTAGCGGAAACGGTTTTTGGAAGTGTTTGCGGGTTGCTCTGTAAACAAACGGCGCACCGATGAGTGAAGCAATTGCGCCACCGACGGCAAAACCGCTCAATGCGCCATAAACGCGAAACGGCACGAGTAGGCCGACAGATCCCGCCAGTTTCGCGAAAGAATATAGAAGAACGATTGATGCTTGCAAAGCAAAAGCATGGAGACCGTTGAAATAATTTGTGATGACGGAATAAATAGCTGTTAACGGATAGACGATGGCCGTGAAGGCGATAATGGGCGCGAGGGAGGCATCGCCTAATATAGAGGCAATCGGTTTGGAAAAAATGATCGTTCCAAGGGAAAGAATAATTGCGAGACACAATTGGCCGATTAATGCCGATTTGAGAATGGCGCCACTGTTTGCTTCGTCTTGGGCGACTTCTTTGGAAACGGCAATGGGAATACCCAGTGTTATTAACATATTTAGAATTGTCATAAAAGAGAGGACGATTCCATAAACGCCGTAAAGCGAAGGTCCGCCAAGTTTTCCGACTAAGATGTGGGTGATGTAGCCAAGGCCCAATAACACCGCTTGTGCCGATGAAAGGAGGAGTGCGCCGGATAACCGAGAGGTGCGGTGTATTTTTATGGTGTTTTGGCGCTGATTCATGTGTGTCGGCATTTAGTTGGTGGGCCCGGAAGCGATAAGATCTAAAACCAGTGGGCCGTGCTTGATGTTTAGATTTAGATCTATAAAGCCCTTGTTATTGTAACTTAATGTGTCGGCCGGAATAATAATAGATTTGTCGGCGTATTGATTATTCTTTTCGGTTTCAAGGTTGGTTATTTCTTGGCCATTGTATTTTATTATCGCAGTTGCGCCGTTATTTTGGAGACGAATTAGCAGTTTTAGCGGTGTGTTGATTTTTTTCGTATCCGATGGATCCCAAAGTGGTTTAACGTATGTGCCCACGTTTAAGTGAATGGAACCATCGTTACTTTGAATTTCGCGCAGTGAACGGTCGTCACGGAACAGGGGGTCGGAAATTCGCGTGGCCGTTACGGAAATCGCGGAGTAGGCTTGGGTGTCTTCGGAATCTCCCAGTTCATTGGCGATCGTTGCCGGTTGAAGAAGAAAATCGGATTCGTTGTCTTTAGGTTCGTTTGCGTCGGGGGCTTGGAATGAATAGATTGTTGTTTCGGTGTTGGTAAAAGCGGATGTTAAATATGGGTTGTACTTGAACGTGTCGGTCGACGCGCCCACCGCTGTGCCGATAAGTTTAATGTTTTGTTTTACTAGCAAGTTTGCGATAATGGGGTTATTGCCAAGCATAAATATTTTTTCGTAATCAAGGCCTGTTTCGTACAGTTTTTTACGTAATGGCGATTGCTTGGATTCTTTTCCAATGACACCAAAATCTCCGCCAATGCGAGTAATCATGTTAAACGGTGAAAGAATGCCCCAGGTTAGACGGCGCCGATTCCAATCATCAATGAGAAAATTTTCTTTTTTATCAGTGGTTGTTTGCTTAAGAAAAGAAAGCATGTCGAGGGTTTCTGGCGTGAGACTGGCATTTACGCGCGTGGAGTGATTTGTGGCTATCAGTTGCTGGGATGCGGAGTTGGTTTGAGTCGCAATAGCTATGGCTATTGCGAGAATGATGAATGATGAATGATGATTTATGAATACGGAACTGCCGATTTTGTTTTTACCGATTGCGATGATTTCCGATAAAAATATTCCGGCGAAAATCGAAAGTGGTAAGCAGGCGTAAAAAAGTGTGCGCGCTGAAGGAATGTCAATAAATAATTTTGAACCCTGGCCAAGAAACAGAAAAACGAGACAAAAAGTTGCCAGCAAAACTCGGAAGATATTTTTTCTTTCTTTTGCAAAAATATATGTCACCAATAAACCGACTAAACCAAACAGAAAAACGGTTACACCAAATGTGGAAGGATAATCCAACAGTGAAATGGTGAATGGTTTTAGATGCGGATGCAGATTAAAGAGAGCCGATAATTTTTTGGTGAGTGGAGAAAAGAAAATAACAATAATTGCCATTGCCAAAAATAAAACAGTAATAATGGCCGAAATTTTTGGATTGTGCTTAATAAGGACAAAAATACTTGTGCGGAAAAATATTAAGAGTGTGATTATTAATCCAAGGGCGACAAAGGTGGCGAGAAACGCGGTAAATTGGTGGACGATGGGGAGGAGAAGCAAGCAAAAAAGTGAAACTGCCAGCGGGGTGATTAGTTTTTTATAGTTATGAGTGATTTGCCATTTACTTATGGTGAATAAGAATAAAAATAACCCTGTTACTAGTAAGATTTCGCCAATTAAGTTTTGGTAATGATAGCCCGGGTAAAAAACATAACGGAGAAAGCGGATATTGGTGGAAGCAAAAAAGAACACCAGCAGTTGTGTTTTGGCGTCGGTGCTGATGAGTGCGGTGATGGCGACGCCCAGTGCGGCGAGAATAATTCCGGCCCAAAAAGAAAACCAGGCGGTTGAAACAAATTGGTCGCCACCCGTTTTAATTACCACGGCCGTTAATGAGTGTAATCCCGGTGTAAGAAAATCTGAAGGATCGCGATTGAGGTTGAGAGAACTTTGGTAGTTGGGGAGGCGATTGTTTTGGAGAATATTGTTTGCCCAATAGATTGCTTTTTGAACATCGCCTGTTGGAAGTTGATGATGAACAGTGAAAATCGGCAGGGTGAGGAATAAAATAATCAGAACATAAAGAAACGCGAATCTTTTTTGGGGCCAAGAGATTGTTTTAATAACGACTAAGGCGTGGCGGCGATAAGGGGGGACAGCTAAACAAATAATGATTGGCAGTACTGAAAAAATGCCGA
This window of the bacterium genome carries:
- a CDS encoding DUF2079 domain-containing protein, with amino-acid sequence MIKIRVIAVNIGKHILPWLPWILIGFFTIQYIRLGITNEIHLHNGVDLGTYTQILYNINNGNIPPFNTLKGQVAWGDHAHFIMLLLAPIFALWQDPRMLIMIQAIAITTAGWALYKIAQDKIKNILFSLSILFSYLLFFGIQYALNFDFHANVLTSAILAWSFYAWYFKKHTLFWFTVILGLISREDAALFYVMFGIYIILFETGFLKKIIVSIYRYINRVVFTKRNNVGADVPAAPLRSSRERWVVHPRDFFNKISTPAFILIIISLIYFFAVTYVIMPKWTPGGGALTYFDAAGSEKGPLHLAIWLISHPINLVKEIFATQVNRNTFRHLLQSYGYLPLLSPVAYLMTAPNLVARFLSPEYQRHLLDFHYNASLASILCYSTILGASNILKVLKHFSTNIYIKFLAIVLICVGLLTGTYYSSWKDSDLPLHQLGRPEFTETRYQPRLAAGALDIVKEMIPKNKSVSAASGLVPQLSTRQYIYNFPDPLPKQPQWVVLSDQFNTWPLHKGEMTEYIDRYKEDKAYEMVYSEFGIFAFKKINNKPLEK
- a CDS encoding isoprenylcysteine carboxylmethyltransferase family protein, which translates into the protein MLKRIFMVPPLILLLSLLVALIFSFYLPLYRINNSVYQGFGYVFILFGLILDFWSLSEFRKAKTTIIPSGKPTFLIMSGPFAFSRNAIYLGYVLILVGLAIIIQSLAAFIAPILMFLAMNIYTIPEEEKILFNEFGVEYNTYKEKVRRWFGAGK
- a CDS encoding DUF4430 domain-containing protein, with the protein product MPQQQNRFRALSIELITLIILIPLALFLATRIWHKQESSKIQSTPTPSVADKIELIATPTPASSIEPPAIAVTTKPSTTPIPAGQIITLNFQGPTNNFSYKITASKKITVIEAMKLAQQQGLILKTKDYGAPLGLLIEGINNISNDTKNQKYWTLYVNNVRSAVGASTATVLPGDTITWKFENTTL
- a CDS encoding flippase — its product is MNQRQNTIKIHRTSRLSGALLLSSAQAVLLGLGYITHILVGKLGGPSLYGVYGIVLSFMTILNMLITLGIPIAVSKEVAQDEANSGAILKSALIGQLCLAIILSLGTIIFSKPIASILGDASLAPIIAFTAIVYPLTAIYSVITNYFNGLHAFALQASIVLLYSFAKLAGSVGLLVPFRVYGALSGFAVGGAIASLIGAPFVYRATRKHFQKPFPLNKLLTFAGAVVGTAIALQILMSTDLFLVKKFLHDDTLAGYYNAASTLSRIPYFILQALGFIFLPSIARLMKENEDLARDFIRVIFRYLYLLLLPVTVLAAATSKSLVHLFYSKVYEPAAQPLTLLMVALGLLSAFYLLSTIAAGANKARVPLIIAWSMLPFDIVLGSFLIPRFGLEGAALSTIITAVIGTTIMAGYMIKRFRLSFPLNTLFKGLTATIIMVLPTYFINVRPLFMPLIYVALVILYILVLVALGELSKDDLKHVKTLIPKNKTANSENEGTIISP
- a CDS encoding prenyltransferase/squalene oxidase repeat-containing protein codes for the protein MRRFSPLIILYLSFIAFLASPTNAQTTFNLRIEGSTQTYFDGPVSIDACVITDSAGKEHIYAKSAACGVLEAANKNHFDYSFQDYGFGLFLTKIGTDDTPTDFSKSWGFWLNDDSASMGLDSYAPNANDNILLAYSSYPGVPLRVTIPSDAKVGQPITIKIEKRTGTTDANYVWHGTWEPAVGATLHINKLSLIIPESGTLTATLSDTSNDMWADGEGFVRSTHTLIAEAGPQPTPTETPSPTPSPTSTPSPTPSPTPTPSPETIDRIATAKKALTFLRDHQENDGSIEGITTSIWSAIAFGANEDRGETIKRDGASLLSSLLKTKPESATDIERLILALRATGQNPRNYQGIDYVQLLKTKYHDNQFGETTLLNDDIFGILALLAADEPANSSYLNDSISTLLKKQNSNGGWENIDLTAATIQALRRYKQNDGDVNIDNNIDKAKKYLKDNQDSNGGFGENSATTAWGIQAIIALNEDPTDWNKSNKNPITALVSYQNSNGGFGWKTKDDVSAFMTAYAIPALLYTPLPVTKLRVTTSNTVASPSPTPATTPSASPKIINPIINVNATPTIIPATAPLTRKNNSSKTGRVAGAEIIATPTPSTTVAPTPVQPAQKQKENNSAFMLGLSFTNIGIGVALTRLIGKLRPMF
- a CDS encoding virulence protein RhuM/Fic/DOC family protein, which translates into the protein MKKKIGKNKNLLIYQAKNGAIELRGDFSRETIWATQAQIASIFDVTPQNVTIHLRNIFKDDELEEKATCKDSLQVQKEGGREIERTVKLYNLDVIIAVGYRINSLVGTKFRQWATKTLRSYVVDGFVINKTRIAKNYSHFLSVVDSLKGLLPVDTDIKAGDAVELVSLFADTWLSLDAYDREELPKGKLTKKKVALTIEKISVSLAGFRKGLIDKSSAMEMFGVERNSGAVASIIGNVMQTFGGRELYASVEEKAAHLLYFMVKNHPFTDGNKRNGAFAFVWYLRQANILDVSKITPSALTALTILVASSDPKEKDKVVALILNLITRK